The Anabaena sp. WA102 genome contains a region encoding:
- a CDS encoding baeRF7 domain-containing protein: MTIFSLDELKNLVQNPEYPCVSLYLPMEKLGGETRQNPIRFKNLIREAENRLDDIGLRHAETINLLKPAMELDNTDFWEIQNQGLVIFISPNLFRYYCLPISFPKLVVVGKNFHIKPLLNLINNDGQFYILALSQKNVQFYSGTRYQLHEVEVENMPRNLEETLLEDEFQKGVQHRVGIARGATSAAQQPGSVHGQGSPDREKHEEDILQFCYAVDSALHEKLRGEKAPLILAGVEYLLPIYREANTYQYLVKTGITGNVELLKTQELNQAAWEIVAPLFQQEYEDLMAVYLQLAGEESNKIANDIKAIVPAAYYQRVDTLFVPEKEYIWGKFDLPTATVELHPEPAPDDEDMLDFAVIHTMLNGGRVYSLEPEAMPRGVKVAAICRY; the protein is encoded by the coding sequence ATGACTATATTTTCTCTTGATGAACTCAAAAATTTAGTCCAAAATCCTGAGTATCCATGCGTTTCTCTGTATCTACCTATGGAAAAACTAGGCGGAGAAACACGACAAAATCCAATTCGGTTTAAAAATTTAATTCGAGAAGCTGAAAATCGCTTAGATGACATAGGGTTACGCCATGCTGAAACTATAAATTTGCTCAAGCCAGCAATGGAATTAGACAATACTGATTTTTGGGAAATTCAAAATCAGGGATTAGTAATTTTTATTTCCCCAAATCTATTTCGTTACTATTGTTTACCTATTTCCTTTCCCAAATTAGTGGTTGTGGGCAAAAATTTCCACATTAAACCCTTACTAAATTTGATTAATAATGATGGACAATTCTACATTTTGGCTTTAAGTCAAAAGAATGTTCAGTTTTACTCAGGAACGCGCTACCAACTCCATGAGGTAGAAGTAGAAAATATGCCTCGTAATTTGGAAGAAACTCTTTTAGAAGATGAATTTCAAAAAGGTGTACAGCATAGAGTTGGTATAGCTAGAGGTGCGACTTCCGCCGCTCAACAGCCTGGTTCTGTGCATGGACAAGGTAGTCCAGATCGGGAGAAACATGAAGAAGATATTTTACAATTTTGTTATGCTGTTGATAGTGCATTACATGAAAAATTACGCGGTGAAAAAGCACCTTTAATATTGGCAGGTGTGGAGTATTTATTACCAATTTACAGAGAGGCTAATACTTATCAATATTTAGTAAAAACAGGTATTACTGGCAATGTAGAACTTCTCAAAACTCAAGAGTTAAATCAGGCAGCTTGGGAAATTGTTGCCCCTTTATTTCAACAAGAATATGAAGATCTAATGGCTGTTTATCTGCAACTAGCTGGGGAAGAAAGTAATAAAATTGCCAATGATATCAAAGCAATTGTTCCCGCTGCATATTATCAAAGAGTTGATACTTTATTTGTGCCTGAAAAAGAATATATATGGGGTAAATTTGATTTACCAACTGCTACGGTTGAGTTACATCCAGAACCGGCACCAGATGATGAAGATATGTTAGATTTTGCCGTGATTCACACCATGTTAAATGGTGGTAGAGTATATAGTCTAGAGCCAGAAGCAATGCCTCGTGGAGTCAAAGTGGCGGCTATTTGCCGATATTAA
- a CDS encoding shikimate kinase, translated as MIDILKGVNLYLIGMMGVGKTTVGKLLAEEIGYRFVDTDEVIVKAAGKSINEIFTENGEPEFRKLEGDVLAQVCAYTKLVVATGGGVVMQQQNWSYLHHGLIIWLDAPIQIILQRLAADNTRPLLQDADMESKLRSLLEQRQPMYSQADLHITISATETPEEIATRILATIPSILKQQ; from the coding sequence ATGATTGATATCTTAAAAGGAGTTAACCTCTACTTAATTGGCATGATGGGTGTTGGTAAAACAACAGTAGGAAAGTTACTAGCAGAGGAAATTGGTTATAGATTTGTAGATACAGACGAAGTGATAGTCAAAGCCGCGGGTAAATCTATCAACGAAATATTTACCGAAAATGGTGAACCAGAGTTTCGTAAGTTGGAGGGTGATGTCTTAGCTCAAGTTTGTGCCTATACTAAATTGGTTGTAGCTACTGGTGGGGGTGTTGTCATGCAGCAACAGAATTGGAGTTACCTCCATCATGGTTTGATAATTTGGTTAGATGCACCAATACAAATAATCTTACAGCGATTGGCGGCAGACAATACCAGACCACTTTTACAAGATGCTGATATGGAAAGTAAATTGCGATCGCTTTTGGAACAACGTCAGCCAATGTACTCCCAAGCTGATTTACATATTACTATTAGCGCGACCGAAACACCAGAAGAAATTGCCACACGCATCCTAGCCACAATTCCCAGTATTCTCAAACAGCAATAA
- a CDS encoding flavin prenyltransferase UbiX, which yields MTNNTKPLILGVTGASGLIYAVRALKFLLAAEYQIELVASKSTYIVWQAEQEIRMPAEPDKQEQFWRQQAGVPEQGKLRCHPWSDVGAGIASGSFRTLGMVIMPCSMSTVAKLAGGLSSDLLERAADVQIKEGRKLVIVPRETPFSLIHLRNLTTLAETGVRIVPAIPAWYHNPQTIEDLVDFVVARALDQLDIDCVPIQRWQGHL from the coding sequence ATGACCAATAACACAAAACCTTTAATCCTGGGCGTAACAGGTGCATCCGGTCTGATTTACGCTGTTCGCGCCCTCAAATTTCTCTTGGCAGCAGAATATCAGATTGAACTGGTAGCCTCTAAATCAACTTACATAGTTTGGCAAGCAGAACAGGAAATCCGAATGCCAGCAGAACCAGATAAACAAGAGCAATTTTGGCGACAACAAGCCGGAGTTCCCGAACAGGGGAAACTTCGGTGTCATCCTTGGAGTGATGTTGGTGCTGGTATTGCCAGCGGTTCTTTCAGAACTTTGGGGATGGTCATTATGCCTTGTAGTATGAGTACAGTTGCCAAACTGGCTGGGGGACTCAGTTCTGATTTACTAGAACGAGCCGCAGATGTCCAAATTAAAGAAGGACGTAAACTGGTAATTGTCCCCAGAGAAACTCCTTTTAGCTTAATTCACCTGCGGAACTTAACGACCTTAGCGGAAACTGGCGTGAGAATAGTACCTGCTATTCCTGCTTGGTATCACAACCCTCAAACCATTGAGGATTTAGTTGATTTTGTGGTTGCTCGCGCCCTAGATCAACTAGATATTGATTGTGTACCGATTCAGCGTTGGCAAGGTCATCTATAG
- a CDS encoding ribonuclease R family protein — MEFSIATLLANFTDDKLVARKVLEKKLGCEDEESLEKLQITLDVLEKIGLLVKERGKYRRVTEEGLIEAKLRCSSKGFCFAIQDSEGSEDIYIRESHLSNAWNGDRVLVRVLKEGSRRRSPEGEVKLIMERSNHTLLARIKQVEEGFRAVPLDDRLLFELKLQLNSMKLEEAIDHLAHVEILRYPLAQYPPLGRVVQILGSDAEAAADIDLVTCKHDLSRTFPDSILDAAAKLPKRLLKADLKNRLDLRDVFTFTIKSTNGDESVVENAFSVEKISADNWRLIFHITDVSHYIQADEALDREALKRGKSVYLGELLLPMLPAAVTERCSLVPGSDRLALSLIITINPQSGEVEEWEIQPSVINVDVAVSQGETESILAGESTKVAAAVQEKLPDLQTLANAIKQVRLQRGSLQLNLPPSHNPYYDEGSMGSVVLNDLPGRSLITELVILVNQLMADHLSALGIPSLWRVQGTPDPEDVQEMLKLAVNLGVELGLDPELEIQPLDYQHLTGAFADSPSEQVLTYLLQDTLKPSVYSTTKGSHFGLALSQYVHITAPLRRYPDIFLQRAYHHLIEHGRDRRNTRVKDRINLRHSNCHEEINWNVLPPELHQEIQSDLARVIVQINDREKEVQEAEADLAGLQKASLMKQRIGEVFPGVITGVQSYGFFVEIEVPVESPTETNLANTLRVEGLVHVSSLKDDWYEYRARQQALFGRKNRASYRLGDSCMVQVKSVDYYRQQIDLVTVGADGLPKSMGANGNNEDEDTGDIYSPNKTDPFDQEPYDEE; from the coding sequence ATGGAATTTTCAATCGCTACACTTCTTGCCAATTTCACAGATGATAAATTGGTGGCTCGTAAAGTCCTAGAAAAGAAATTGGGTTGTGAGGATGAAGAAAGTCTAGAAAAACTCCAAATTACTTTGGATGTGTTGGAAAAAATTGGGCTTTTGGTGAAGGAACGGGGGAAATATCGCCGCGTTACGGAAGAGGGATTGATTGAGGCGAAACTACGTTGTTCTAGTAAGGGCTTTTGTTTTGCAATTCAAGATAGCGAAGGCTCAGAGGATATTTACATCCGCGAAAGTCATTTGAGTAATGCCTGGAATGGCGATCGCGTTTTGGTTAGAGTCCTTAAGGAAGGTAGTCGCCGGCGATCGCCTGAAGGTGAGGTGAAGTTGATTATGGAGCGGTCTAATCATACTTTACTCGCCAGAATTAAGCAGGTGGAGGAAGGGTTTCGGGCTGTTCCTTTGGATGACAGATTGCTGTTTGAACTGAAACTACAACTCAACAGTATGAAGTTGGAAGAGGCTATTGACCATTTAGCTCACGTAGAAATTCTCCGCTATCCGTTGGCACAATACCCTCCCTTGGGTCGAGTGGTACAAATTCTGGGTAGTGATGCTGAAGCGGCAGCGGATATAGATTTGGTCACTTGTAAACATGATTTATCCCGAACTTTTCCCGATTCGATCCTCGATGCGGCGGCGAAGTTACCCAAGAGACTCCTGAAAGCAGACCTGAAAAATCGTCTGGATTTACGTGATGTTTTTACCTTCACTATTAAGAGTACCAACGGTGATGAGTCGGTGGTAGAAAATGCCTTTAGTGTCGAAAAAATTAGTGCTGACAATTGGCGATTAATTTTTCACATTACGGATGTTTCCCACTATATTCAAGCGGATGAAGCTTTGGACAGGGAAGCACTCAAGCGTGGTAAGTCAGTGTATCTAGGAGAGTTATTATTGCCGATGTTACCAGCAGCGGTGACAGAACGGTGTTCTTTAGTCCCTGGGAGCGATCGCTTGGCTCTTTCCTTGATCATCACCATTAACCCTCAATCAGGAGAAGTGGAGGAGTGGGAAATTCAACCTAGTGTGATTAATGTAGATGTAGCCGTTAGTCAAGGGGAGACAGAAAGCATTCTCGCTGGTGAAAGCACCAAAGTGGCAGCCGCAGTCCAGGAGAAATTGCCAGATTTGCAGACTTTAGCTAATGCTATTAAACAGGTACGTCTACAGCGCGGTAGTTTACAGTTGAATCTCCCACCTAGTCATAACCCCTATTATGATGAGGGATCAATGGGATCTGTGGTACTGAATGACTTACCTGGGCGATCGCTGATTACAGAGTTGGTAATATTAGTGAATCAACTCATGGCTGATCACCTCAGTGCCTTGGGGATTCCTAGTTTATGGCGAGTTCAAGGCACACCTGATCCCGAAGATGTTCAGGAAATGCTCAAACTAGCTGTTAATTTAGGTGTGGAATTGGGACTAGATCCAGAATTGGAAATCCAACCCCTAGATTATCAACACTTGACCGGTGCTTTTGCCGATTCCCCCTCGGAACAAGTTCTCACCTATTTATTACAAGATACCCTCAAGCCTTCCGTCTACAGCACCACCAAAGGTTCTCATTTTGGACTGGCTTTATCCCAATATGTCCACATCACCGCCCCCTTACGTCGTTATCCAGACATCTTCTTACAACGGGCGTATCATCACTTAATAGAACATGGGCGCGATCGCCGGAATACCCGCGTCAAAGATCGGATTAACCTGCGCCATTCCAATTGTCACGAAGAAATTAATTGGAACGTTCTCCCCCCAGAACTCCACCAAGAAATCCAAAGTGACTTAGCCAGAGTCATTGTGCAAATTAATGACCGGGAAAAAGAAGTCCAAGAAGCTGAAGCAGATTTAGCCGGACTCCAAAAAGCTTCCTTAATGAAACAACGCATTGGCGAAGTCTTTCCCGGCGTAATTACCGGAGTTCAATCCTACGGCTTCTTTGTCGAAATTGAAGTCCCAGTAGAATCGCCCACAGAAACCAATCTCGCTAATACCTTACGGGTAGAAGGACTGGTTCACGTCAGTTCCCTCAAAGACGATTGGTACGAATATCGAGCCAGACAACAGGCTTTATTTGGGCGGAAAAATCGAGCTTCCTACCGATTAGGTGATAGCTGTATGGTACAAGTCAAAAGTGTTGATTACTACCGTCAACAAATTGATCTTGTCACCGTTGGTGCTGATGGTTTACCAAAAAGTATGGGCGCAAATGGTAACAATGAAGATGAAGATACAGGAGACATTTATTCACCCAATAAAACCGACCCTTTTGATCAAGAACCCTATGATGAGGAATAG